A section of the Chlorocebus sabaeus isolate Y175 chromosome 13, mChlSab1.0.hap1, whole genome shotgun sequence genome encodes:
- the GJA1 gene encoding gap junction alpha-1 protein, whose protein sequence is MGDWSALGKLLDKVQAYSTAGGKVWLSVLFIFRILLLGTAVESAWGDEQSAFRCNTQQPGCENVCYDKSFPISHVRFWVLQIIFVSVPTLLYLAHVFYVMRKEEKLNKKEEELKVAQTDGVNVEMHLKQIEIKKFKYGIEEHGKVKMRGGLLRTYIISILFKSIFEVAFLLIQWYIYGFSLSAVYTCKRDPCPHQVDCFLSRPTEKTIFIIFMLVVSLVSLALNIIELFYVFFKGVKDRVKGKSDPYHTTSGALSPTKDCGSQKYAYFNGCSSPTAPLSPMSPPGYKLVTGDRNNSSCRNYNKQASEQNWANYSAEQNRMGQAGSTISNSHAQPFDFPDDNQNSKKLAAGHELQPLAIVDQRPSSRASSRASSRPRPDDLEI, encoded by the coding sequence ATGGGTGACTGGAGCGCCTTAGGCAAACTCCTTGACAAGGTTCAAGCCTACTCAACTGCTGGAGGGAAGGTGTGGCTGTCAGTACTTTTCATTTTCCGAATCCTGCTACTGGGGACAGCAGTTGAGTCAGCCTGGGGAGATGAGCAGTCTGCCTTTCGTTGTAACACTCAACAACCTGGTTGTGAAAACGTCTGCTATGACAAGTCTTTCCCAATCTCTCATGTGCGCTTCTGGGTCCTGCAGATCATATTTGTGTCTGTACCCACACTCTTGTACCTGGCTCATGTGTTCTATGTGATGCGAAAGGAAGAGAAACTGAACAAGAAAGAGGAGGAACTCAAGGTTGCCCAAACTGATGGTGTCAATGTGGAGATGCACTTGAAGCAGATTGAGATAAAGAAGTTCAAGTATGGTATTGAAGAGCATGGTAAGGTGAAAATGCGAGGGGGGTTGCTGCGAACCTACATCATCAGTATCCTCTTCAAGTCTATCTTTGAGGTGGCCTTCTTGCTGATCCAGTGGTACATCTATGGATTTAGCCTGAGTGCTGTTTACACCTGCAAAAGAGATCCCTGCCCACATCAGGTGGACTGTTTCCTCTCTCGCCCCACGGAGAAAaccatcttcatcatcttcatgCTGGTGGTGTCCTTGGTGTCCCTGGCCTTGAATATCATTGAactcttctatgttttcttcaagGGTGTTAAGGATCGGGTTAAGGGAAAGAGCGACCCTTACCATACGACCAGTGGCGCACTGAGCCCCACCAAAGACTGTGGGTCTCAAAAATATGCTTATTTCAATGGCTGCTCCTCACCAACTGCTCCCCTCTCGCCTATGTCTCCTCCTGGGTACAAGCTGGTTACTGGCGACAGAAACAATTCTTCTTGCCGCAATTACAACAAGCAAGCAAGTGAGCAAAACTGGGCTAACTACAGTGCAGAACAAAATCGAATGGGGCAGGCGGGAAGCACCATCTCTAACTCCCATGCACAGCCTTTTGATTTCCCTGATGATAACCAGAATTCTAAAAAACTAGCTGCTGGACACGAACTACAGCCACTAGCCATTGTGGACCAGCGACCTTCAAGCAGAGCCAGCAGTCGTGCCAGCAGCAGACCTCGGCCTGATGACCTGGAGATCTAG